The Acidobacteriaceae bacterium nucleotide sequence AAGAGAGAGCGCGGGAGGAACTCCGGCGTCTGGAGGGCTTTGTCGATGATTTCGTAGTACTCGTCGGCGTTTTCGGGCTTGAGGCGCTCCTTGAGACCGAAGAGTTCCTGGAAGGCGTAGTCGAGCCAAAGACGCGTGGGCGTACCGCGGAAGAGGTAGTAATGACGGGCGAAGATGCGCCAGACTTCGCGCGGGTCGGCCTGCTGCTTGCCGTCCACCTGCGGAATGCCGAGCGACTCAAGCGCAACGCCCTGCGAGTACAACATGCGGAAGATGTAATGGTCCGGCTGGATGAACAGCGCCGTGGGGTTGGGGAACGGCTTGTTGTCCGCAAACCACTGCGGGTCGGTGTGTCCGTGCGGGCTGATGATGGGCAGATCGCGCACCGTTTCATAGAGCTTCGCCGCAACGTTTCGTGCCGCCGCTTCGGCGGGAAAGAGCCTGTTCTTGTCCAGCATGATTCTTTGATCTCCTGTTGGGGCCGCAGACCGCGAGGCCGTGGCGTCGAGTGCAGCGTATCAAAATGTGGGCACACCTGTCTTACAGGATGCGTTTGGCGGTGCACAAGCAGGTCTGGTCTACTAGCTGGGTGACCGCTTCTATGACGTCTTCTCAGCCGCTCCCGCACACCACCGATGCCTTTCACCAGAGCGTTCTTGCGCTCGAACCCAAGATCGCTGTCTTCGACTGCGACGGTACGTTGTGGTCGGGCGATGCAGGCTCCACTTTTATGCGTTGGACGATGGAGACGAGGCTGCTTTCGGCCGAGCGTACGGCGTGGCTGAACGAACGTTACGAGGGCTACAAGCGTGGCGAAGTGAACGAGTTGCAGATCTGCGGCGAAATGGTCCAGGTCTACGAAGGCATCCCCGTCAGCACACTGCGCGAGGCTGCGGCGACATTCTTTGCCGAGCACATCGAGAAGAACATCTTCCCGGAGATGCGTGCGTTGATTACAGAGCTGCAAGCCCGTGGCACCGACATCTGGTGCGTGAGTTCGACATGCGACTGGGTGATCGAAGAGGGCGTCAAGCGCTTCAACATCCCGGCCAATCGCGTGCTTGCTGCATGCGTTGCGCCGGAGGGCGACAAGGCCAGCGCCACGCTGCTGGATGTTCCAACCGATGAAGGCAAAGTGGCTTCGTTGAAGCGTATGCAGATCACGGCACCAGATGCGGTCTTCGGCAATTCGGTACACGATGCGGCGATGCTGGCTATCGCGCGTGAAGCGTTTCCTGTGAATCCATCCCCTGCTCTTGTGGAGCGCAGCGCGCAGGAAAGCTGGGCCGTGTTCTATCCTTCCAGCGTTGCACCGGCACGATAAACGCTTTCCACGATAAAGCGTCTACACTACTGACAAGTGAAACGACCGATTCGCAAATTGAACGGCCGGCGCGCAGCCACTCTTGCCGCCAAACCTGTACGCCACGTTGTGGCTGCACTGATCCTGCGTGGTGAAGGTGAAAGCCGCGAGGTGCTCATCTGCCAGCGTCGGCCAGACCAGCCCATGGGGCACAAGTGGGAGTTCCCCGGCGGCAAGATTGAGCCGGGCGAAACGGCAGAAGTGGCGCTGGCTCGCGAGTTGAATGAAGAGCTTGGCATCGACGCCACAATCGGCGAAAAGCTGACGACCGTGCGACATAACTACCGCAATGGCGCTTCCATCGAGATTCAGTTTTTCAAGGTGACGGAGTTCCGAAGCGAGCTTGAGAACCGCATCTTTCAGGAGATGCTCTGGAGTGGCTTTGAACGTCTGCCGGAGTATGACTTCCTGACCGCAGATCTTGAGTTGATTCGCGATCTTGCGGACGGCAAGCTGCTCTAAACCTTAGCTGCCGCCACCGAAGAACTGCATTCCCAACATCGACACCGTAAGGATGATCGCGAGGCCCGTGAGGCTCCACGCGACGACGTTGTAGG carries:
- a CDS encoding haloacid dehalogenase-like hydrolase yields the protein MTSSQPLPHTTDAFHQSVLALEPKIAVFDCDGTLWSGDAGSTFMRWTMETRLLSAERTAWLNERYEGYKRGEVNELQICGEMVQVYEGIPVSTLREAAATFFAEHIEKNIFPEMRALITELQARGTDIWCVSSTCDWVIEEGVKRFNIPANRVLAACVAPEGDKASATLLDVPTDEGKVASLKRMQITAPDAVFGNSVHDAAMLAIAREAFPVNPSPALVERSAQESWAVFYPSSVAPAR
- a CDS encoding (deoxy)nucleoside triphosphate pyrophosphohydrolase gives rise to the protein MKRPIRKLNGRRAATLAAKPVRHVVAALILRGEGESREVLICQRRPDQPMGHKWEFPGGKIEPGETAEVALARELNEELGIDATIGEKLTTVRHNYRNGASIEIQFFKVTEFRSELENRIFQEMLWSGFERLPEYDFLTADLELIRDLADGKLL